CATCAGCCTGTAAATTACTACAAACTCAACAAAAACTTCAACAAATCCACTTGAAATCTGACCTACAACATCATCATCGCGGTTAGATCACctcatataacaaaaaaaatcttgaatgtCCCACCAAATTTTCCTCAAACGAATAAATAATTCCAAAACAATAACATAACAACATTCAAATCTCCCAAAATAAGCTCACTTAAAGCATTCCTTAACCAGTAGAAAGGGAAGCATGAAAACCAATTATCAGAAAGCGCCTAAAGAGTTCAGTTCTAAAAACTCGTGTCCTGCAActacgatttaaaaaaaaaaattatttttaagggTTTCAACTTCAACACCAGCTCCTACCATCCCAGTTCATTACTATAATAAAACGTTCAAATCATAATTGACTAGAAACACTTATTAAACATATAATCAACAAATTCATTCCAACATCCTTAATCAATAGCCCATCATATAATCTCAGCTTACCAACTTCAAACACCACAGTTGGAAGAACTCAATTATTGGATCACATCATGATAAAACTCTAACCACCACCACACTAGCTTAGCACATATATAACTCATTCATAtctttttacaaaacaacctaAGTTCAGAAGTGGCAATCGATAATGGAATAAAAGCGCCGTCATTGACCTTAAAAAcctaataagtatatataattttgacatTATCCTTATCATGGCCATGTTAGCCATTGCCACGCTAGCACCTCTCTGTACTTGCATTTAAAACACTAGCTCCTCTCTTTCTTTCAAATATTACTAAAGTATATtacttaaaaatttaatttgcaattttaacaaaatttcaaacatCATTGTAAATTTTATAGAAAGAATATGAAGAAACAACACACAAACACGTGCAAAAAAACAATTCACCAAAACAAACTTCCCCGAGCCCTATTGTTTACAAGCAACATTAGGTTACAAGTTCTCAACATCTTTATACtatacataatattaaaaattggcAAATATTATAGCCAAATATTGTTTCACTATTGGGAAATATCAGAGTTTTTGCTTAGTATTTTCCACAATTTCATAGTAACATTCACCCTTCTTTCATCAATCCCCTCTTTATAACCTTAAAGACAACcctaaaccaaaatatttactATGTTACACCCACTATATTTACGATACACacattacataaaattttacacTAGCTTGCCAAACACATAAAATACAACCATATTAAAAGCTTTATATCTATTGACAATGATAATTATCcaacaaaatcataaattttaaaccgaGCAACCCGCCACAAACCACTAGTGAATAATAAACCCTAATTACCAGGAGCTTCGATATCAGGAGCTTCTCTCCAGTGACGACGACAATGATGATCTCTCGTCGATTAGCTTCCAGATTCCTTAAacccttgtcttcttcttcttcttcatccctcAACGCCTCTCTTCATCACCATCTCCACTCCTCTTCTCCTATAAGAAACCACTTGATCCACGGATCTGAAATTAACAAACTAAGTCTCTTAAGATCCTTCTCTGCTTTGGAGAAGCTGCGATCTGAAACATGGTCGTCAACGAAGTACTTCTCAACACCGAGCGGGGACCTCAACCCAAACCCAGAGGAGGAGCCCAAGATGAAGCACCAGGAGATCGAAGGCCCAATGGTGGAACGCGACGTGTCAGCGCTAGGGTACGAGACGAGACAAGTCTTCGAAGGGATGATGAAGAACATGTACAGTCTAAGCGGAGCCATGGGTCTTCTCGGTTTAACTCAATTGATCGTCGGAGGGACTATTCTCTACGTTACTCGATCGAATCGGATGCACGAGATGACGATTCAGAGCTGCGTGGCGTTCGGGTTCCCGTTCGCGGTAGCGTTGATGCTGAGACGGTCGTTGAAGCCGATGTGTATTTCAAGAAGATGGAGGAAGCTGGGAGGTTGCAGATTCTGACTTTGACGCTACAGGTTGCTAAGAATCTCAATGTATTGTTCGTTAGAGCTCGTGTCGTGTCTATCTTGTGCGTTGCTGGGTTGTCTTGTGGAAACGTGTTCCTCTTGTTGCCTCCATGAAAATGGAgcaaatatatacatttttattgttcttTTAATATCATTACAAAAGAACACGTTATCAAATAGGTTTTGAGAATgattatttatagagaaagaaataaaatttgaaaatccgaTTGTGTGATTCTGTTTCCTATGCTCCTCTTTTTATCTATCAAGCAAAATTAGAAAGTCTGATTGTGATTCTGTTCGGACATCAGTCATACTAGGCGAACAACTTCTGTCACTAATGTGTCTCGGTAACTGAACTGCATAACAACCACATATTATGGCAGACAACTTACCCACTTGGTTGCCTAGTCGCTGGATCGGTTACTATGACAGCTTTAAGCACTTCACCAAACTTATTAAAATGCCTCGAAAGGCTATCCTTGGTGGCAGCAAAGTGAACCTGTTTTACGACCAACCACATTCAAATCAATCCACCAAATGAAAACATTTTGCTGAATTCCAGTTTGAGTGGGAACAAACAGTACACCCTCTGTTccctaatataaaatatttttaaaaaaatttgattttccaAAACTCCAAATCCAACTCTTCCCACTCTAAGTTGGACAATCCAACTTTCCTTCCCAAGAGCGAGCACATCTTACATCCAACTCTTTATATAGCTAGGATTTAATGtgctttgatatttttaaagtattttaattCTATTGATACTGGTCGAGGGAAAATGGACATTTAATTTCCAAAGTATTTAAAATCGGCAGTTTTAATACTCAAGTATTGTTTCTGCATATTTATTCTCAAACTAATAGTTGACTGCGCaaaattagaaacaaaataGTTAAATGTTAACTGGTGAACGGAAAAATAAAGGTTTTTGTCAAATTTTTAACGGTAGAATATTCTAATCATGATTTTGTGCAGTTAATGATTAGTTGAggaatattttaatttagttgAGGAATAAATATGCGCATATAATAGTTGAGGAATAAATATGCCAATTTTCCCTACCGGTTGATCAATATTAATTTACTGCATTGTTTATATAGCAGGGCCAGGAACGCCTAAATTCTGCAGATACCAGTCATTTACTCTAGTCCATAAATTGAGGGATTCccgaaaataaataaagttcaGCTTATCGCTGAGGAGTTCTGCaggagtgtgatccaattctcgCTGAAGGTTTAAAACATATTCGGACTGAATAACTCCCTTTTGAAATTCCCAGCGCATGTTAATTAAGAAGTGATTCAACCGGGTTAAACTCCTCATAATAATGGGATTATCCATTAATTCCTCTTTTAGAGCGATTGTACCTGAACAGTATAAAGGGTGTTCCGTTATGGCGTCTAATGACGTATTAGGAAACATGCCGAGAACTAGAACTTCTGGCAGAACGTCATTATCTGTCAAACTGGTGGAattggttttaaatttatactattaataatatttatttcctatgtaaaacattttatattattgaacgGATGGAGTAACAATCATTACATTGACAACAAAGATTGTTCGAGAATTAGCATCTTCCAAATGGCGGGTAGTGGATAATGTCCCAGCAAATGATATTTGTAGCTTGTCGAAGTAAAGAGCTATGGCATATATATCTGGTATAGATTCCATTTTGAGAGTATATTATCTTTAGACCAACTCATTGAGGGGAATAGGAACCAAAGAAGTGCAAGGACAAATGAAAAAATGgtctcaataattttttttatatctgttttgttttgtggaATTATGTTTCCTTATTCACATGTTGGTTAGTTtatgtattttgtatttaaagtTCGGTTAACGTTATATGaaatgatgtcaaaaaaatgtttaacaaACTCTCTTATAGCATTGAAGAGAGACCTTAATTGGTATCAAAACAATCTTATGTTGTAAGTAGGGATGTTAATATGGGCTCAACGTGATAGGGTTAGCCCTAACCCTGCAAACCCATTTGTAACCCTAACCCTCATTTTTTAAACAGGGTTTAAATAGGGTTGGCCCTAATAGGACCAGGGTTTAAATTCTAACCCTTTTATTTTGATTCACACAactattatacaatatttaataatgtttttcatcaaaaaaaacttaaagtagagttttctcgccaaaaactGAACAACGAAATTTTCcgtcgaaaccgcaaaatcgagttttcaactaaaacaacaaaatcgagttttccttccaaaaacgcaaaatcgagtttttcgtcaaaacttcgaaatcgagttttcccgctaaaaaatcaaaatcgagtttttcgccaaaacctcaaaatcgaattttcccgtgaaaacgtaaaattaaattaagtttttttggaaaacccgtaaaactcaatttcacggttttggcgggaaaactcgatttgccggttttgtAGGGAAAACTCGATATTGCGGTtttagttttggcggaaaaactcgattttgcggtttcagcggaaaaactcgattttgcagttttggcgggaaaacctGATTTgtcggtttcggcggaaaactcgtttttgctgtttcggcgggaaaacacgattttgtagttttccgcgggaaaactcgatttgccggtttcggcggaaaaactcgatttgccggtttcggcggaaaaactcgatttgccggtttcggcggaaaaactcgtttttgtggttttggcgggaaaactcgattttgcggttttggcgggaaaactcgattttgcagttttggcggaaaaactagATTTTACGGTTTCTGCGGGAAAacccgatttgccggtttcggcggaaaacttgattttgctgttttgacgggaaaacgcgattttacagttttggcgggaaaacttgatttgccggttttgacaggaaaactcgattttgcggtttttgcggtttttgcgggaaaactcgattttgcggttttggcgggaaaacttgattttgtggttttggtggaaaaactcaaattaggttttggcggaaaaaaacacaatttttttttgacggaaaaattttattcttagttgtggagcaaaaactcgattttgcgattttgggaggaaaacttttgattttgatgctCAACAAATTGGAGGAAAGAATCAtatgatatcttaatttttctagttttatctttaaaatttaagaacaaaaataaatgaaatatttttttcaattaaatgagTTAACCCTGGTACCAGCCCTAACCCTTGATTATAATAGGGTCAAAATAGGGTTGGGTTAAAATAGGACTGGgcttataataaacaaaagagggCTGAGCCCTGACCCTGTAGTTAACATCCCTAGTTGTAAGGTATCAAGGGAGTGATAGGGTTCACTTCTGATAACTGGAACaagtaaaaaaatgaaagagaagCCAAGTCTGTACATATCCTACCATAGAGAACAAACATAATTTAGGGAGCCATGTCCATGTGGAACCTTGTATTTTTTAAGTCAGGGAGGTTCACTTCCTTAGCCTTTGCAATCTCACTATCCATTTGAGCTAGTACCTCAGCGGTTCAGTGTTTCCGGAATCAATCAATGACATGATCTTCTCACGAACCACATCTGGTTTAATCTCGATAGGAGCACGAGCATATATATATCTCCCCGAGCTTGGTTTGCTTCTTGAATGCAATTTCCTTCATTTTGCTAGCTTTCAGCTTGTCAAGCCTATTCACTTCCACCTCAgactttcaagtttttttaagaaaaacagTTAAGCATTTGGTTGATCGATATAATGTCAAGTTCAACAATACCTGCTCGATCAGATCAATCACTTATACCCTTTTTTTTGTGCACAGATGAAACACTTAACACAACATTCCACCAATTGTCTACTCTCCTCTCATAATTGGGATGGGCCAACATGTATCAGTATTAGGCCCTCCGGCTTTGGACAATATATTTGCTAGGTAATACGAAcagtaaaaaatgttttatgaaACGAAATAGTAACACTTTAATATGACAAGTTGTATACTGTATAAGAAAATGCGCAATTTTCAAGTTGAAGTTTTATTCCTCAGCTTGTACAACATTCCACCAATAGTCTTACTCTCCTCTCATTCCGAAGCTGATGTTTGACACTTTgaggtatgaatggtgaccgaggaataatgcattctctagtatttctataaaaaaatactattcacaaggaataataatttcttctcattttctctcattttttttttgtaaaaaattaaagaacaaaattatttcttattaaatttgaaaaaaacaatcattCATTTTCATTTCTGCTATTTTAttcttgtatatttttttctattcgtTTCTCTTGTTTTTTGAACGGTCACCAGTGAGACTCTAACTAATCCGTGTAGTTGCGTTATTTATTGGACAAAGACTAGGCCTAACTAAAATAGACTTTTCTAGTAGGGCTGGGTTCTATACGTGTACCTGCGTGTGATAGTCATCATGAGATATCACACTTTTTTCTTTCACGAGATAAATCTAGTGCAATCACATGATGTTGCATCATATAAAGACAGGTGAGTTGATAAAAGTTATGCTACAAGTTGTTCTTTTTATAAGAATGCGTAAAATCTTGTTTATATAGTCTTTAGAAGATAATAATCAAACTTAAAATAAGCCATACAACTCAAACACGTTATTGGCCGCTCTTTTACACGCCAAGCAAACTTGTCGAGAGGATGTGGGTTGTGACGCACACGAAACAAGTTTCCAAATTACCAAAACACCCTTCATTTTTCTCGAATCTACACACACATACCACTCGATAACTCGTCTTTGATGATCGAGGATATCACATCTTAagcaaataaaattcatgaatcCATAGAAGTCCCTAAAAGCTACAACAATAATAATCATCATTCACTAAACAATAAATTTAGTTTCGAATTCAAATCGAGAAGAGAATCTCTCTGATCTTTCATTACAAAACAGACAGCAACAAATCAATGTCTGCGAGAGCATCTCCCTGTCCGAACTTTATAGATCGGAGCTTGAACCACgattggagattttttttttttttaaatcaaattcgAATTTAACTTTTAAACTTTGACCGTCTTCGCCGCCTTGACCACCGGGTTCTCTCTAGCGATCGCCTCGCGACCGGCGGTTTTGTAGTCGTAGCTGCACTCATGGCGATCGGAGTAACGGTGCTCGGAGCAGAAAAGGTCACCGCATCGGCATCTGAACCCGGTCAGCCCGACCTTCTTCCGACAACCGGAACACCGGTTTACCGTCTGCTGATCTCTCTTAACCGGATCGATCTCCCTGGGACGGATCACGACTTTGGCTGGCGTGGGCCTAAGATTGACGGATCTCGACGCTCTCTTCAACGTCGAACCGGAGTCTACGCCGGCGGCGGCGATGGAAGCGTTGAAACATTTCTGACACATGTTGTTGGTGGCTGGATTCGCTGTAACGCCGCAGTTATTTGAGCAGAGCGTGGTCGTGGCGGTGGCGGGGGTCGTCAGGGATTCGAGGACCTTGAACTCCGTCTCTTCCTTCTCCGTCCTCTGCGCCATCTTTATTGGTTTCACCCTCCTCCGGCGAGCTCACGGGTCGTATAGAGAGAatcagaggagagagagagagagagagaggaaatgaaTGGAATGTGAGCCTCATAGAGACGCGTTTCCCTCTCTTATCATCTTTCTCCACCACGCCCACTTTCCGTCTTCCTGTTGTAGAATTACCTAAATATCCTCTCCGCTTTCGCGGAATTACagatgattttaaatattaca
This region of Brassica napus cultivar Da-Ae chromosome C5, Da-Ae, whole genome shotgun sequence genomic DNA includes:
- the LOC106389860 gene encoding zinc finger A20 and AN1 domain-containing stress-associated protein 5, with the protein product MAQRTEKEETEFKVLESLTTPATATTTLCSNNCGVTANPATNNMCQKCFNASIAAAGVDSGSTLKRASRSVNLRPTPAKVVIRPREIDPVKRDQQTVNRCSGCRKKVGLTGFRCRCGDLFCSEHRYSDRHECSYDYKTAGREAIARENPVVKAAKTVKV